In a genomic window of Prochlorococcus marinus subsp. marinus str. CCMP1375:
- a CDS encoding phage holin family protein — MEDSQRSKGLGAAARVTALASSIMDLHVRIALKEVDREKRRLISGGIFLAIGGILMLFTLLAIQIIIILWMQNAFNWNIETSLLIIALIDITLAGLSLRLGGYLTKGPYLPETLEGLSKSTKAVFGKL; from the coding sequence ATGGAAGATTCGCAACGTTCTAAAGGATTAGGAGCAGCAGCAAGAGTTACTGCTCTGGCAAGCTCAATTATGGATCTTCATGTTCGAATTGCTCTAAAAGAGGTTGATCGTGAAAAAAGAAGATTAATAAGTGGTGGTATTTTTCTTGCAATAGGTGGAATACTTATGTTATTTACTTTACTAGCTATTCAAATAATAATCATTTTATGGATGCAAAATGCTTTCAATTGGAATATAGAAACTTCCTTATTAATTATTGCATTAATTGATATTACTTTGGCTGGCTTAAGTCTTAGGTTAGGCGGGTATTTAACTAAAGGTCCTTACTTGCCAGAAACATTAGAAGGGTTGTCTAAAAGCACAAAAGCAGTCTTTGGAAAGCTTTAA
- the gmd gene encoding GDP-mannose 4,6-dehydratase, whose translation MAEKKKTALITGITGQDGSYLAELLLEKGYVVHGIKRRASTFNTSRIDHLYQDPHVSDQSLILHYGDLTDSTNLIRIIQQVEPDEIYNLGAQSHVAVSFEAAEYTANCDGLGTLRILEAVRMLGLSKKTRIYQASTSELYGLVQQIPQTETTPFYPRSPYAVAKLYGYWITVNYREAYGMYACNGILFNHESPRRGETFVTRKITRGLARIDAGLDECLYMGNLDSLRDWGHARDYVEMQWLMLQNETPEDFVIATGRQESVRRFIELTALELGWGSIEWEGKSINEIGRRGDNGQVVIRIDSRYFRPAEVTTLLGEASKAHQKLGWKPLTSLEQIVAEMVAVDKEEAAKEALLSSKGFSVMSPMESPPSNSLNK comes from the coding sequence ATGGCTGAGAAGAAAAAGACAGCACTGATAACAGGTATAACTGGTCAGGATGGAAGTTATTTGGCTGAACTTCTATTAGAGAAGGGTTATGTAGTTCATGGAATTAAACGCCGAGCAAGTACCTTCAATACTAGTCGCATTGACCATCTCTATCAAGATCCACATGTTTCAGATCAAAGTTTAATTCTCCATTATGGAGACCTGACTGATAGTACAAATCTTATTCGTATTATTCAACAAGTTGAGCCAGATGAGATATATAATCTTGGCGCGCAAAGTCATGTTGCTGTAAGTTTCGAAGCTGCAGAATATACCGCTAATTGCGATGGATTAGGGACTTTGAGAATTCTTGAGGCTGTTCGAATGCTAGGACTGTCCAAGAAAACAAGGATTTATCAGGCAAGTACTAGTGAACTCTATGGTTTAGTTCAACAAATACCCCAAACGGAAACTACTCCTTTTTATCCACGAAGCCCTTATGCAGTAGCCAAGTTATATGGCTATTGGATAACTGTTAATTATAGAGAAGCTTATGGAATGTATGCATGTAATGGAATTCTTTTTAATCATGAATCTCCCAGAAGAGGCGAAACTTTTGTCACCAGAAAAATAACTAGGGGATTGGCTCGTATTGATGCTGGTTTAGATGAATGTCTTTATATGGGCAATTTGGATTCGCTTCGAGATTGGGGACATGCAAGAGATTATGTAGAAATGCAGTGGTTAATGCTTCAAAATGAAACTCCTGAAGATTTCGTTATTGCAACAGGTCGTCAAGAAAGCGTTAGGCGTTTCATTGAATTAACAGCGCTGGAGTTGGGTTGGGGCTCTATTGAATGGGAAGGTAAAAGTATTAATGAGATAGGAAGACGAGGAGATAATGGTCAAGTCGTGATACGAATTGATTCACGTTATTTTCGCCCTGCAGAAGTTACTACTCTTTTAGGTGAAGCATCTAAGGCTCATCAGAAATTAGGTTGGAAACCTTTGACTAGTCTTGAGCAAATAGTTGCAGAAATGGTTGCTGTAGATAAGGAAGAAGCTGCTAAAGAAGCATTGTTAAGTAGTAAAGGTTTTTCGGTTATGAGCCCTATGGAGTCTCCTCCTTCTAATTCTCTTAATAAGTAA
- a CDS encoding glycosyltransferase produces MESTHNKLHYRNLNKTYYQDLEKIHQVLIPEGQRILELGCGVGDLLSSLKPSYGVGIEIDLETANIARERHKHLHIYNLDAEGITQTNFNTSEPFDIIIINNTLNTINDVQALFVKLEEFSHCQTRLVISFHNWLWQPLLKLSEKVGQREPQPPESWLTPGDISNLLDISGWEVLKHGHRCLVPRNIPVISSFANRWLSQLPLLENFDLTHWMIARRRPKEHKEASISIVIPARNESGNISSAIKRMPDFGLPTEVIFVEGHSNDDTWEEINRVCADYEGPLAIEKYRQTGKGKADAVWLAFEKAKGDILMILDADLTVRPEDLPVFVRTLLEGNGEFVNGCRLVYPRTNLAMPLLNTLANRFFAAVFSWLLRQRFKDTLCGTKVLWKKDYQRLKDGRSYFGDFDPFGDFDLLFGASKLNLKIVEVPVRYQERIYGSSNISHFKEGLVLAKMCFIAAKKLRFIP; encoded by the coding sequence ATGGAAAGCACCCACAATAAACTTCACTATAGAAACCTCAATAAAACATATTACCAAGATCTCGAAAAAATCCATCAAGTACTTATTCCTGAAGGACAAAGAATACTCGAATTAGGGTGTGGAGTTGGAGACTTGCTTTCTTCTCTAAAACCTAGTTATGGTGTTGGCATCGAGATTGATCTTGAAACTGCAAATATCGCTAGAGAACGGCATAAGCATCTTCATATTTATAACTTAGATGCTGAAGGAATTACTCAAACTAATTTTAATACTTCAGAACCATTTGATATCATTATTATCAATAATACATTAAATACCATTAATGATGTTCAAGCACTATTTGTTAAACTTGAGGAATTTAGTCATTGTCAAACAAGATTAGTTATAAGTTTTCATAATTGGCTATGGCAACCATTATTGAAGTTGTCCGAGAAAGTTGGACAAAGAGAACCTCAACCCCCTGAGAGTTGGTTGACTCCAGGTGATATTTCTAATCTGTTAGATATTTCTGGATGGGAGGTTTTAAAGCATGGTCATAGGTGTTTAGTACCCAGAAATATTCCCGTGATTTCTTCTTTTGCAAACAGATGGCTCAGCCAATTGCCACTATTAGAGAATTTTGATTTAACACACTGGATGATTGCAAGACGCAGACCTAAAGAACATAAAGAAGCCAGTATTAGCATTGTGATACCAGCAAGAAATGAGTCAGGAAATATTTCTTCTGCTATTAAAAGAATGCCAGACTTTGGTTTACCAACAGAAGTAATATTTGTTGAAGGACATTCAAATGACGATACTTGGGAAGAGATCAATAGAGTCTGTGCAGATTATGAAGGCCCTTTAGCTATAGAAAAATATAGGCAAACAGGCAAAGGAAAGGCAGATGCTGTTTGGTTAGCCTTTGAAAAGGCTAAGGGTGATATTTTAATGATTTTAGATGCTGATTTAACTGTTAGGCCAGAAGATCTGCCTGTATTTGTAAGAACTTTATTGGAAGGTAATGGTGAATTTGTAAATGGATGCCGACTTGTGTATCCAAGGACAAATTTAGCTATGCCTTTATTAAATACTTTGGCTAATCGTTTTTTTGCTGCTGTATTTTCTTGGTTATTAAGACAAAGGTTTAAAGATACTCTTTGTGGAACAAAAGTTTTATGGAAGAAGGATTATCAGAGGTTAAAAGATGGAAGAAGCTATTTTGGTGATTTTGACCCCTTTGGAGATTTTGATTTATTATTTGGAGCCAGTAAGCTTAATTTAAAAATAGTTGAAGTACCTGTAAGATACCAGGAACGAATTTATGGTAGTTCAAATATATCTCATTTTAAAGAGGGTTTGGTGCTAGCAAAAATGTGTTTTATAGCAGCTAAAAAATTAAGATTCATTCCTTAA
- a CDS encoding tetratricopeptide repeat protein — translation MSYILREFQLFSFNWWYQILSVTDNYRGPLTYLISSPFFLTFGSTYKAAILSNCLFNAILLFSTYYLGRIIYSREAGLWSAFICSFSPALVVQRTDFLIDFSLTSILTCTWLCFSYWYFRKHKLNVAFSILTGLLLGCTALVRPTGIIFLILPIIITLFKAFFSFFNRNFIPLINSFIVFISFIFIFSPWFSINWLTILTSLNRARQWGISYQEGLEANTLEGLLFYPLLLPKMIGVCFITSIIILLIFSFKRRSNNVIFNKFSSQHSIWFISFPLGGLLICTLMTTKDYRFILPLLPQFAIALGIIISSNYSKRVFNKFSKVFLVLILFFTIIWNQFGFGFNLSAFPVNKPNSQDKWPIEDIIKTIVTESPNVSSTLAVLPDSKYLNAFNLEAEGQRQLGQVSARQIVSNLENVDDDLYNYDWFLIKTGEQGVMSNNRQAKLTNLLLDSSAFVVIRTWTLPDKSEAFLLHRQPLSLTVSPINCSDTFPKAIIKPLPSGLDISILGKISNIQDKRLLIDLVTSSEKITYDHMIGQGMLYLRTVDPEACINVSERYRLQAPQSLLNLPVKTNIRLISSDGHIDNINTDNTFYFNNKLDKVLLNNRVNLLLEMGQMLRNGSLDDLFDKVGQVNQSDPNQLYLSNSEAILIQRFEENPNNIDYLYSLALAQALKKKATDAYQTLDYLTNIDSENEYAFLARAVVELYIFNPRKALESIEQVNQLTANKSLLEINHTLKIISHIMLLDFFKLFSFIE, via the coding sequence ATGTCTTATATATTAAGGGAATTTCAATTATTTAGTTTTAATTGGTGGTACCAGATTTTATCGGTCACAGATAATTATCGAGGACCATTAACTTATTTAATATCTTCTCCATTCTTTTTAACTTTTGGCTCAACTTATAAAGCAGCAATACTGTCTAATTGTCTTTTTAATGCAATTCTTTTATTCTCAACTTATTATTTAGGACGTATTATATATTCGAGAGAGGCTGGCTTGTGGTCAGCTTTTATTTGTTCTTTTTCGCCAGCATTAGTAGTTCAAAGAACTGACTTCTTAATTGACTTTAGTCTGACTTCAATACTTACCTGCACCTGGCTTTGCTTCAGCTATTGGTATTTTAGAAAGCACAAGTTGAATGTAGCTTTTTCAATATTGACTGGCTTGTTATTAGGTTGTACAGCGCTTGTTAGACCTACTGGAATTATTTTTCTGATTTTACCTATCATAATTACTTTATTTAAAGCTTTCTTTTCTTTCTTTAACCGAAATTTCATCCCCTTAATAAACTCTTTTATTGTATTTATTTCTTTTATATTTATATTCTCTCCTTGGTTTTCTATAAATTGGTTAACAATACTTACTAGTCTAAATCGAGCTAGACAATGGGGTATCTCTTACCAAGAAGGCTTAGAAGCCAATACTTTAGAAGGTTTACTTTTTTATCCATTACTTCTTCCGAAAATGATAGGTGTATGCTTCATTACATCTATTATTATTTTACTAATATTTTCATTTAAGAGGAGATCTAATAATGTTATCTTTAATAAATTCTCTTCTCAACATTCTATATGGTTTATAAGCTTTCCTCTGGGAGGCTTGCTGATATGTACCTTAATGACAACAAAGGACTATCGATTTATTCTTCCTCTTTTACCTCAGTTTGCAATAGCTTTAGGAATTATAATCTCATCAAACTATTCTAAAAGGGTTTTTAATAAGTTTTCAAAAGTATTTTTAGTTTTAATATTATTTTTTACAATAATATGGAATCAATTTGGTTTCGGGTTTAATCTATCTGCTTTCCCAGTAAATAAGCCCAACTCTCAGGATAAATGGCCTATAGAAGATATTATTAAAACTATAGTAACTGAAAGTCCAAATGTGTCTTCTACATTAGCAGTACTTCCTGATTCAAAATACCTCAATGCATTTAATTTAGAAGCGGAAGGCCAGCGACAATTGGGACAAGTTTCTGCAAGACAAATTGTTAGTAATTTGGAAAATGTAGACGATGATTTATATAATTATGATTGGTTTTTAATTAAAACAGGTGAACAAGGTGTGATGAGTAATAATAGACAAGCTAAATTAACTAACTTACTTTTAGATTCCTCTGCATTTGTAGTTATTCGAACTTGGACACTACCAGATAAAAGTGAAGCATTCTTATTGCATAGACAGCCTTTAAGCTTGACTGTATCACCAATAAATTGTTCAGACACTTTTCCAAAGGCAATTATCAAACCTTTACCTTCAGGTTTAGATATTAGTATTCTAGGTAAAATTAGTAATATTCAGGACAAAAGACTACTTATAGATTTAGTAACTTCCTCAGAAAAAATTACTTATGACCATATGATAGGTCAAGGAATGTTATATTTAAGAACAGTAGATCCAGAAGCTTGCATCAATGTATCTGAAAGATATAGGCTACAAGCACCACAATCTCTTTTAAATTTACCTGTAAAAACTAATATTCGGCTTATCTCATCTGATGGTCATATTGATAATATCAATACCGATAATACATTCTATTTTAATAATAAACTAGACAAAGTATTACTTAATAATCGCGTTAACTTGCTTTTAGAGATGGGACAAATGCTACGAAATGGTAGTTTAGACGATTTATTTGATAAGGTTGGACAAGTCAATCAAAGTGATCCTAACCAATTATATCTTAGTAATTCTGAGGCTATTTTAATTCAGCGATTTGAGGAAAATCCTAATAACATTGATTATCTTTATTCTTTAGCATTAGCTCAGGCTTTGAAGAAGAAAGCTACTGATGCATATCAAACATTAGATTATTTAACTAATATTGATTCAGAAAATGAGTATGCATTCTTAGCAAGAGCTGTAGTTGAACTCTATATATTTAATCCTCGAAAAGCATTAGAATCAATAGAGCAAGTTAATCAATTAACAGCAAATAAATCTTTGCTAGAAATTAACCATACTCTTAAAATAATTTCTCATATTATGCTTTTAGACTTCTTTAAATTATTTAGTTTTATAGAATAA
- a CDS encoding THUMP domain-containing class I SAM-dependent RNA methyltransferase, with protein MFNNLNQEINLVAFLPEGLEEAGAIELKSLGAYSLKSFKCTLTCKADLACFYRLNLQARLPFRFLREISQFLCKGKESLYCEIQNACAWHEWLDPSKSFRVNVSGVNNQLRHSHFTALQVKNAIVDLQREIWGKRSSISIDSPDVCIHLHLHGPHATLSLDSSATSLHKRGYRSAMGLAPLKENIAAGLLKLSKWNDSINLVDPLCGSATFLLEAANIARGIAPGLNKRFLFKSWPDFDIEIWKSEKSSANSLFSPNKKLPKLIGCEEDNHIANDAISNITNAGFLKEIDIRKGHFRDFEFPKSPGLIVCNPPYGKRIGNEKQLESLYIELGHFFKKKASGWDLWLLSGNPRLTNFLGMKCTRRFPISNGGIDCRWLHYEIY; from the coding sequence TTGTTTAACAACCTAAATCAAGAAATTAATCTTGTTGCCTTCCTTCCGGAGGGCTTAGAGGAAGCAGGAGCAATTGAGCTAAAAAGTTTAGGTGCATATTCGCTTAAATCTTTTAAATGTACTCTTACATGCAAGGCGGATTTAGCATGTTTTTATCGTTTAAATCTTCAAGCTCGCTTACCTTTTCGTTTTCTTAGAGAAATTAGTCAATTTCTTTGCAAAGGTAAAGAATCACTTTATTGTGAAATTCAAAATGCATGTGCTTGGCACGAATGGCTAGACCCTTCTAAAAGTTTTCGTGTAAATGTATCAGGAGTTAATAATCAATTACGACATAGTCATTTCACAGCATTGCAAGTAAAGAATGCTATTGTTGATTTACAAAGAGAGATTTGGGGCAAACGTTCTAGTATAAGTATTGATTCACCTGATGTATGTATTCATTTACATCTTCATGGCCCTCATGCAACTTTAAGTCTTGATAGTTCAGCTACTAGTTTACATAAACGAGGATATAGATCTGCAATGGGTCTTGCTCCATTAAAGGAAAATATTGCAGCAGGTTTATTAAAACTCTCTAAATGGAATGATTCCATAAATTTGGTCGATCCTTTATGCGGATCTGCAACATTTTTGTTAGAAGCTGCAAATATTGCAAGGGGTATAGCTCCAGGACTTAATAAAAGATTTCTCTTTAAAAGTTGGCCAGATTTTGATATAGAAATATGGAAATCAGAGAAAAGCTCTGCCAATAGTCTTTTTTCACCTAATAAAAAATTACCTAAATTAATAGGATGTGAGGAGGATAATCATATTGCGAATGATGCAATATCTAATATAACTAATGCTGGATTTCTGAAAGAAATTGATATAAGAAAAGGACATTTTAGGGATTTTGAATTTCCTAAATCTCCTGGTTTAATTGTTTGTAATCCACCTTATGGTAAAAGAATTGGCAACGAAAAACAATTAGAATCTCTATATATAGAATTAGGTCATTTTTTCAAGAAAAAAGCATCTGGTTGGGACTTGTGGTTATTAAGTGGAAACCCTAGATTAACTAATTTCTTAGGGATGAAGTGTACTAGGCGTTTCCCTATCAGTAATGGTGGTATTGATTGTAGATGGCTACATTATGAGATTTATTAA
- a CDS encoding DUF883 family protein, which produces MESENSATCDTQASVEIPSSEDQSISNQWFSDQFDDLLPKIQEQWPDLAKQTIEATRGSLDDLVKVLASHSGKTSIGVIEQLEDLLNSASDRTKDLAESLEPLEKQLEDLLDELNCTLRPKIETPVRQRPLLAIGIATGLGVLLGILMSGGRRS; this is translated from the coding sequence ATGGAATCAGAGAATTCCGCTACTTGCGATACCCAGGCATCAGTGGAGATTCCTTCCTCTGAAGACCAGAGTATTTCAAACCAATGGTTTAGCGATCAGTTTGATGACTTACTGCCAAAAATTCAAGAGCAATGGCCTGATCTAGCAAAACAAACAATAGAAGCAACTCGAGGAAGCTTGGATGATTTAGTAAAGGTCTTAGCTTCACACTCTGGCAAAACTTCTATAGGTGTAATTGAACAATTAGAGGATTTATTGAATTCAGCAAGTGATAGAACGAAAGATCTCGCTGAAAGTCTGGAACCATTAGAAAAACAATTAGAAGATCTTTTAGATGAACTAAATTGCACTCTACGGCCAAAAATTGAAACCCCAGTACGTCAAAGACCTTTACTTGCAATTGGCATAGCAACAGGCCTTGGTGTTCTATTAGGGATACTTATGTCAGGAGGGAGGAGGTCATAA
- a CDS encoding GDP-L-fucose synthase family protein, which translates to MIKKSLLKKEDKIFVAGHKGMAGSAICRSLLHKGFENILTVDRNDLDLTDNHNVRNWFDTYQPSIVVLAAAKVGGIQANRIYPADFLLENLKIQNNVIETAWNKGVKRFLFLGSSCIYPRCTPQPIREESLLTSSLESTNEWYALAKISGLKLCEALRTQHGFDAITLMPTNLYGPGDNYHPENSHVLPAMIRRFHEANEQGVSSIKCWGTGDPYREFLHVDDLGDACVFALENWDPSSSQAPSDSYGNPLYFLNVGTGIDIKIRDLASTIAKIVGYKGEIIWDKSKPDGTPKKQLDVSRLLQLGWKSTISFEDGLKNTIQHFRDELKQNKVRI; encoded by the coding sequence ATGATTAAAAAAAGTTTACTAAAGAAAGAAGATAAGATTTTTGTTGCTGGTCACAAAGGGATGGCTGGATCAGCGATTTGCCGTTCCCTTTTGCATAAAGGCTTTGAAAACATTTTAACTGTAGATCGTAATGATTTGGATTTAACGGATAATCATAATGTTAGGAATTGGTTTGATACTTATCAGCCCTCCATTGTTGTTCTTGCAGCAGCAAAAGTAGGTGGTATTCAAGCCAATAGAATTTATCCAGCAGATTTCTTATTAGAAAATCTAAAAATACAAAATAATGTTATTGAAACTGCTTGGAATAAAGGTGTAAAAAGATTTCTATTTCTTGGTAGTAGTTGTATATATCCAAGATGTACTCCCCAACCTATAAGAGAAGAAAGCTTACTTACCAGTTCTTTGGAATCAACAAATGAATGGTATGCTCTAGCAAAAATTTCTGGTTTGAAATTATGTGAAGCATTAAGAACTCAACATGGTTTTGATGCAATTACTTTAATGCCTACCAATTTGTATGGACCAGGAGATAATTATCATCCTGAAAATTCTCATGTTCTGCCTGCAATGATTCGTCGTTTTCATGAAGCAAATGAACAAGGAGTTTCATCTATAAAATGCTGGGGAACAGGTGATCCATATAGAGAATTTTTGCATGTAGATGATCTTGGTGATGCATGTGTTTTTGCTCTAGAAAATTGGGACCCTTCTTCTTCTCAAGCACCTTCTGATTCATATGGTAATCCTTTATATTTTTTAAATGTAGGAACAGGAATAGATATTAAAATACGTGATTTAGCTAGCACGATAGCTAAAATAGTAGGATATAAAGGAGAGATTATTTGGGATAAAAGTAAACCAGATGGAACACCTAAAAAACAATTAGATGTTAGTAGATTATTACAATTAGGTTGGAAATCTACTATTTCTTTTGAAGATGGCTTGAAAAATACCATTCAACATTTTAGAGATGAATTAAAACAAAATAAAGTTAGAATTTAA
- a CDS encoding lysylphosphatidylglycerol synthase transmembrane domain-containing protein, whose amino-acid sequence MQNINWIKLFVIGLFAYTLLALYLGVSDLKNSISYLPHSFWLFSLISPLSVHLILSLRWHFFLRYLQCNINYFESFSIYLPGLSLIAAPARSGEAIRGLWLKSRFNLPVSLGISCTFVERIGELISALIIIIWSLYFTNFFSIPILLFFTITCSYFFHHFKIIKKLTIFSKNLHFYNSKFLQRKIFKNASLLVDKVNTLCLPYPLALSVLLSLVAWLIEAYLLYRVFSFLNVEIAFKHSALIRTVMGMGGVISFLPAGLITAESTGIAMALAYGSGRVEAVAATIFIRIYTLFIPFILGLFSYSFQKDIRFSK is encoded by the coding sequence ATGCAAAATATAAATTGGATAAAATTATTTGTAATAGGACTTTTTGCATATACACTTTTAGCTCTTTATCTAGGGGTATCAGATCTCAAAAATTCTATTTCATACCTGCCTCATAGTTTTTGGCTTTTCTCATTAATTTCACCTTTATCTGTTCATTTAATTTTGTCATTACGATGGCATTTCTTTCTTCGATATTTGCAATGCAATATCAATTATTTTGAATCTTTTAGCATTTATTTACCTGGATTATCTTTAATCGCTGCTCCTGCAAGATCTGGAGAGGCTATTAGGGGGCTTTGGTTGAAAAGTAGATTTAATTTGCCAGTTAGCCTTGGTATAAGTTGTACATTCGTAGAGAGAATTGGTGAATTAATTAGTGCATTAATAATAATAATATGGTCTCTATATTTCACTAATTTTTTCTCTATACCTATATTGTTATTTTTTACAATTACATGCTCTTATTTTTTTCATCACTTTAAAATTATAAAAAAACTTACGATTTTTTCGAAAAACTTACATTTTTATAATTCGAAATTTCTACAGAGAAAGATATTTAAAAATGCTTCCCTTTTAGTTGATAAAGTTAATACCTTATGTCTCCCTTATCCATTGGCTTTGTCGGTTTTGTTAAGCCTAGTTGCATGGCTGATAGAAGCATACTTACTGTATCGAGTATTTTCTTTTCTCAATGTCGAAATTGCTTTTAAACATTCGGCACTTATAAGAACCGTAATGGGAATGGGAGGAGTTATCTCATTCCTACCAGCGGGCTTAATTACAGCTGAATCTACAGGAATAGCAATGGCTTTAGCATATGGCTCTGGTCGCGTTGAGGCGGTTGCTGCAACAATCTTTATACGTATTTATACATTGTTTATACCATTTATTTTAGGATTGTTCTCCTATTCTTTTCAGAAGGATATCCGTTTTTCAAAATAG